The Arachis duranensis cultivar V14167 chromosome 9, aradu.V14167.gnm2.J7QH, whole genome shotgun sequence genomic sequence TGACCCTGCGTTTTAGCTTCGCTGAGCTTCTTCACAGCAACTGTGTTTCCATTAGGCAAAGTGGCCTTGTACACAGTTCCAAAACCTCCATCTCCAATTATGTTTGCCTTGCTGAAGTTGTCAGTAGCATCGAGGATATCAGCCAAGGTTAATTTCAGAAGAGGTTGCTCAAACATTGCCACATTAATACTCAGAGGTTCTTTTGATCTGCTACTGCTCAGGAAATAAAGATTTTGATCCACATAGCTGTTTAGTTTGCGCTCCTCAAGTTCCTCAGGATCACTTTGCCTCCTGCTAAACCATTTATATAGAACAAAACCAATGCTCAGAGTTATCAGTATGACTGTAATGGCAATTGCAGCTAGCCTCCATGCGTCGCAAAAAGCCGACCTGCAAATGCTTTTGATCTGACAATTAATACCAAGCATTTTCCCACAAAGATCTTTGTTCCCCACAAATCTAGCTCTTGATAAGTTTTGGCAAATGCCACTTCTTGGTATTGGCCCTTCCAATCTGTTTTGAGACAAATCTAGGAAATTCAGATTAGCTAGGCTGCATAGCTTCTCTGGAATCCTTCCTGATAGCTTATTACTTGAAACATCAAAGTACTCCAATTGCATCAGATTTCCGAGGTCCGGAGGAATCTCTCCAGTCAACATATTTCTGTGAAGATCCAAATTTGTCATGTACGAAAGATTTCCCAAAGATCGTGGCAAGTTCCCATTGAACCAGTTCTCACTCAAATTCATAATCTCAATCCTCCAAGTCATTGAGTTTGAGAAGAGCTCCCCTACTTGGCCAGAAAGCTGATTCCTCTGGATATAAACCCCAACAAGGCTTTGCACTGCTGACAGTGAGGACGGAATCTCGCCGCTGAGCTCATTGGAGCTCAAGTCCAAGTGTGTCAACTCTTTCATGTTTCGAAAACTAATTTGAATTGGACCAGACAGCTTATTCGCTGTCAAATTCAGCTTCACCAAACTACTCAATTTCCCAAAACTTGCAGGGATTGCACCTGAGAGTTGATTGTATCCCAGATATAAACCCTGCAGCTTAAGGGCATCTCCAAGCTCGGGTGGAATGGAACCGGACAATAAGTTGCCAGACAAATCCAAAGTTGTAAGGTTAGTCAAGCGCGAGAGTGATCTTGGAATACTCCCAGATAGCAGGTTGTTACTGATCAATAGATCCACAACCACCACACAGCCCCCCAGCTCATCAGGTATGGTGCCAGACAATCTATTATGGGACAAATCAAACACACCAAGGTGCTGAACAAAGCTCAAGTCCGGTATGGTAAGTTGTCGAAAGTAGGAAGAGTTCTTATGGGGAATAGGCCCGGACAGATCATTGTGAGAAAGAACCAAACACTGCAGTTGACTCAGGTGCACCAGTTTCTCAGGAATGGAGCCATTGAGTCTATTGTTTCCAAGATCCAATGTGGTAAGAGAAATGCAATCACCGAGCTCAATTGGAATACTCCCTTCAAGCATGTTACCATTCAGATTAAGAACAGAAAGGCCAGTGAGCCTTCCAATTTCCTTTGGTATAGTACCGGAAATTTGATTATTGCTAAGAACAAGCCTTTCTAGTATAACAGCATTGCCAATCTCAACAGGAAGAGAACCCTCCAAACGGTTATTTGCGGCTGAGAATTCCATCAGAGTGGACGAATTCCAGAGACTGGAAGGAATGTTGCCAGTGAAATTGTTGGAGTCAAGGTCCAGCACCATCAAGGGAATCTCGGAAAAGTAATCAGGTATTAAACCAACAATCTGATTGTTCATGAGGACCAACTGAGTGAGGTTCTTGCACTTGACAAACACTTTCTCAATGGAGCCAGATAGGAAATTGTCATCGAGATCAATCTCCAAAAGTGATGCAGCATTGCATAGCTCCTCAGGTATTTCTCCACTCAACAAATTGCTGCTCAAACTGAGATGCTCCATCATACTGCAGTTCCCGAGCTCCGGCGGAATCGCACCGGAGAAATGATTAGCAGAGAGCAACAGAGAGTTAACACTGGTCCAGTTTCCAAGCCAGGAAGGCAATGGCCCATGAAGCTGATTCTTCTCAGCAGAAAAAGTTACAATTGGAAGCTCAGAGAGCTCCATAGGCAATGAACCAGAGAGTGAGTTGAAAGAAAGCATAACAGACCTCAGGCTTCTACATCTTCCAAGCTGAGGTGGCACTGAGCCATTGAGCTGAGCAAAAACAAGGTCAAGAATCTTGAGGTTCTCAAGTTCCCCAATAAACTCAGGAATTGAACACCTCAAGGGGTTGTAGGAAAGGTCAAGTTTTGTTAAAGACTTGAGCTTTGCCATTTCCTTGGGTAATGGACCTTCAATGGAACAGGAAGGTGAATAGAAAATCTCAAGCTTTGAAAGCTCACCAACTTCCTTAGGTAACCTCCCAGATAATCTGTTGTTCCCCACATAGAGTGCGGTGATGTTCCTCCAGTTCCCGATCTCCGGCGGAACCTCGCCGGAAAAAGAGTTGTTGGAGATGTCAAGGGAAATCAGAGATACGGGTCCTGTGAACAGAGACAAAGGTAGTGAACCTGAGAATAGATTATTACTGAGGTCGAGGAACTCGAGTTGGGTCAGGTTTCCGATAGTCTCCGGAAGTTCTCCGGCTAGGGCATTGCCGGAGAAGTCGAGGGTGCGAAGCTCTGTGAGGAGTCCCAGCTCAGGAGGTAATTTTCCGGCAAACGAGTTGGAGCCGAGTCGGAGGGTCTCCAGCTGAGTCAAGCGGCCAAGTTCCCCGGGAAGTTCACCGGAGAGGTTGTTATCGCCAAGGTCGAGGGTGGCGAGGGAGGTGAGAGAGAAAAGGGAGGAAGAGAGGGTGCCCCTAAGATTGCGAGAAGGGAGGGAGAGCGAGTTGACTCGGCCGAGTTGGCAAGTGACGCCGACCCAGTCGCAGTGCGGAGTTGCAGGGTGCCACGAAGGGAGGAGTTGTGGGTTGTGGAGGCTATTTTTGAAGGAAAGTAGTGAAATTTTTTCTGGGTTTTGGTTGTTTTGTTCAGCAATGGCACCGCAGAACAAGTGGAACAGGAGGAGGTAGCAGAGTCCGAGGTTGTAGTATCTCGCCATGGATgggtgagagagagaggaagagagagatgTTTTAATGATAGTATGGTGTTTCTTGAAGAATATGGTGTAGGCAGTTGTTGTGGTGGTTGTGCATGCAAATAAAAATGCCATTGGAGGAAGCAGatgatgttgaagaagaagaagaagaagaagaagaaggaggcaATGCCATGAAGCATGTgtgagagagagtgagagagagtgagagagagaagcAAAAGAAGTTATGTGTCAGAGGGGCAGCATGCATTGCACGTGACTTTCAAGCCTTCATAACGGCATACACAGTATTAGTATTACTATTATACATTTACACTCCTCGTCCTTCCTTCATTTTAAAGATGAATAAATCACTATTCACTAGTTCTGGCCATAATTTTATCACTATCCAAATCCTTTGCTGATTTACTCTCTTAAAGATTAATGATGCACTTTCTAATTACATTAATATACAGGAATAGGACCACGACTACTACTAATTCATTTTAATcttttatactaaaatattgactcaaatagtattttccaaaatttatatcaataagctatacgtttcttttttttattggtgTCTTCATAAGTTACATTCTATTTACAGAGGtagaatttgttttttttttacagaaagaaatattttttaattataagaaaGTCAACTGCACTTacaaatatcaaaataatataaattttacatagataataaaaaaatagatatctcATGTAGAACTAAAATCTGATAATAAGTCCAATATtgtattactaatatttttaataagaaaaaataggGACCAAACAAAATCTCTTTTGTTTCTAAATCTACACCTATGTACTGTAAGTCAATAagatgctttttctttttttctatatagatctaaatattttctaattctaaaaatttttctataaacaaaacaattttttcataaatttttttttaagatctaaaaagaaactaaaatacTACcacagaagaagagaaaaaactaCAGATGGGTTATAAAATCAGAAACATAAAGCTAAGCTCAGGTCcaaaaaaagattattttagaTATAGATCTGGatctcaaatttaaatttctaaaagaaaagcagaaaaacaaaaaacaaaccaagaaatagaaaacaagaagataagagaaaaaaagataaaaaaaatggcAGAGCGGTATGGACGGAGGcagaagagaatagaaaaatagaaaaaaaaggagaaaggaggagaaaaaagaaaagacagtagaagaaaaaaaaagaggttaAAAGAGATTGGAGCATAAAAGGACTATTGCAGCCTAGATTAAGACGGCGATCATGGCCCTCAAAAGAGCTTTGTAATTTACCTCAATGAGAAAGAAAGGAGTTAtgctaaaatttttgaaagaatccTAAATTTATGATGTATTTGTAGGTAgaaattttcttatttcatttagCACATTCAAACTTTTTTCATCCAAAAATTATTTGCAGCCATAcatatttatcatttttgttatgaattaaattataatttctatttttttttattttttcatctatattaattgattttaaaatccGTGCTATAATACACACcactttttttgtaaaaatacaATTCTTGAAGTTTCTCTCTTTAACATTCATCTCTAAGTAATAGTTATTTCACTGTTCTCATCTAATTATCTAAGCATTATTGTTCAAACAGGAGTATTATTATGATATTATATATTCTTTATGAGAAGTAATCTATGCACCTATGACGTAATACGTATTAGTGTGTCGGAATTATGTTACAAGTTTCAAGTGTACGTATCTTATGGTACCCTTATACGTGTTAATTGATCAATTATGATacaattattagttttttatttggatAACATAATATGATTATAAAACCTTGCAAAGCTATTGGCCGTGCTCCTTCAGAAAACCCGGCTTTTGTCTATCTCCTTTTTCATTGAAATCGGGGCCTGTGTCCTATCactcttcttaatttctttggttttgtttatgatcatctttttttctttttcttttcttaatgattgattatttagattttagaatAGCGGCAGTAGGATTCGCTAGGGGCTTGTGGGATTTGCACATTGCACGGCTATAGTTATCGGTTTTTTTGGGTGGACTATAGTTATCTTTTGCGTTAAAGAAAgtttacatacatatataattaggAGAACACTTTAATAAAGatagtaaaatatttaatttttaaaacgtttatatatgttaatattattatttgatatttttattaatttatttaataatttattttttaataaattaaaataaaatcaatttattatagtaataataataaacccaTTTATTTGTAGGTTGTAGTCTTgttccccccacctttctgcatcattctttccttcatcttaataaaattcttgtttcttctataatagaaaataattaaacaaattatgtTTCAATGAGTATAGACATCATTCATGATAGGGTCACTCTAGTGTACAGATACAATTTCATACAGAGTCACTCTAGTGTACAGATACAATTTCATACAGATTTACAGATTTGCATAGTTGAAGGACACGTGTAGCAATGATTAGAAATCTTGATCAGCTTGTCTAAATTCTCGTAAAGCCTTGTTGAAGATCGAGTGCAAGCCAAGCCGCTTTACATATCCTCCTACTTGTCCTAGTCGACCGGCAACTACAATAACgtgtgattttttttagtatgaATTGTTCTTCATATCATgtggattatttttttttattcttttcatctaaaatattattttaatgtataaatccAGTAAACGAATGATGCGAgatattatctaatttttttatgcagtaataattaaaaaattattaaaatatttcttctattttaatttaactatctttttttgttataaaaattcttttaagatataaaaaataaggaGTTAAATCTATagtattcttttaaatttgatcAATTAgttctcaaataaaaaaaatgaaacttaattttctattttctctctggaaaattaattatacatgagacaattttattttatcttctaaaaaataaaaacaaaaaacaaaataagaaggaaaaaaaacacAACTATATATCATAATTTAACTACCTTGTGCCTTGTAGCTgacaagattttttattttaataaataaaataaatataatattaaccaaaataaatatttttacaagaaATTACCAATTTAAATTCCCTTttcatatctcgtttacagtgtaaacgagatgaCAATgcgtatatctcgtttacattgtaaacgagatatgacaCGTCAGCGTGACACGtatatatctcatttacactcTAAATGAGATATGGCCCGTACGC encodes the following:
- the LOC107467061 gene encoding leucine-rich repeat receptor protein kinase EMS1 — encoded protein: MAFLFACTTTTTTAYTIFFKKHHTIIKTSLSSSLSHPSMARYYNLGLCYLLLFHLFCGAIAEQNNQNPEKISLLSFKNSLHNPQLLPSWHPATPHCDWVGVTCQLGRVNSLSLPSRNLRGTLSSSLFSLTSLATLDLGDNNLSGELPGELGRLTQLETLRLGSNSFAGKLPPELGLLTELRTLDFSGNALAGELPETIGNLTQLEFLDLSNNLFSGSLPLSLFTGPVSLISLDISNNSFSGEVPPEIGNWRNITALYVGNNRLSGRLPKEVGELSKLEIFYSPSCSIEGPLPKEMAKLKSLTKLDLSYNPLRCSIPEFIGELENLKILDLVFAQLNGSVPPQLGRCRSLRSVMLSFNSLSGSLPMELSELPIVTFSAEKNQLHGPLPSWLGNWTSVNSLLLSANHFSGAIPPELGNCSMMEHLSLSSNLLSGEIPEELCNAASLLEIDLDDNFLSGSIEKVFVKCKNLTQLVLMNNQIVGLIPDYFSEIPLMVLDLDSNNFTGNIPSSLWNSSTLMEFSAANNRLEGSLPVEIGNAVILERLVLSNNQISGTIPKEIGRLTGLSVLNLNGNMLEGSIPIELGDCISLTTLDLGNNRLNGSIPEKLVHLSQLQCLVLSHNDLSGPIPHKNSSYFRQLTIPDLSFVQHLGVFDLSHNRLSGTIPDELGGCVVVVDLLISNNLLSGSIPRSLSRLTNLTTLDLSGNLLSGSIPPELGDALKLQGLYLGYNQLSGAIPASFGKLSSLVKLNLTANKLSGPIQISFRNMKELTHLDLSSNELSGEIPSSLSAVQSLVGVYIQRNQLSGQVGELFSNSMTWRIEIMNLSENWFNGNLPRSLGNLSYMTNLDLHRNMLTGEIPPDLGNLMQLEYFDVSSNKLSGRIPEKLCSLANLNFLDLSQNRLEGPIPRSGICQNLSRARFVGNKDLCGKMLGINCQIKSICRSAFCDAWRLAAIAITVILITLSIGFVLYKWFSRRQSDPEELEERKLNSYVDQNLYFLSSSRSKEPLSINVAMFEQPLLKLTLADILDATDNFSKANIIGDGGFGTVYKATLPNGNTVAVKKLSEAKTQGHREFIAEMETLGKVKHQNLVALLGYCSMEEEKVLVYEYMVNGSLDLWLRNRTGALEILDWKKRYKIATGAARGLAFLHHGFIPHIIHRDVKASNILLNEEFEPKVADFGLARLISACETHITTDIAGTFGYIPPEYGQSGRSTTRGDVYSFGVILLELVTGKEPTGPDFKEIEGGNLVGWVSQKIKKGEASDVLDPTVLDADSKATMLQMLQIACVCLSDNPVNRPTMLQVHKFLKGLGDSS